The Chanodichthys erythropterus isolate Z2021 chromosome 14, ASM2448905v1, whole genome shotgun sequence genome window below encodes:
- the LOC137036327 gene encoding uncharacterized protein, which produces MNGIIPKSKAKGTDFCGVNDYYYIIRSDLGCYMQSSDYNKGLDLSIFSLHPACQDGDHYLGHEDGYFYIIKGNSYRRVTNLSTDSGAVVYSLHPNCRGGDHYLSAFGNFYIIFQGKGTYRRTTNMNQDLDAVEYSLHPNCRDGLYYWGLPNNYYFLKPVSKWGVEYYKGTDFSKDECTAVYSVHPDVLNFLPGGLSVTIGPSFGIWENIKTISNDSNTPVTWTKKITRRVGYNKEKMTQITHNWKIAASVSTESGALAALIAKMQFSFSAEYGGSHVSTEKESWNEMTEEEEQLSLQLKPNESVYLWQYKLGLGEEPVLFCRDLKIDDDPNPPTEVPLPPAQS; this is translated from the coding sequence ATGAACGGCATTATTCCCAAGAGCAAAGCAAAAGGCACTGACTTCTGTGGAGTGAACGACTACTATTATATAATCCGCTCTGATCTCGGCTGCTATATGCAGTCAAGTGATTACAATAAAGGTTTAGACCTCTCTATTTTCAGTCTGCACCCTGCCTGCCAAGATGGAGACCATTACCTTGGTCATGAAGATGGCTACTTTTACATCATCAAGGGCAATTCCTACCGCAGAGTCACCAACCTGTCGACAGACAGCGGTGCTGTAGTTTACAGCCTTCATCCCAACTGCCGGGGTGGAGACCACTACCTCTCAGCCTTTGGCAATTTTTACATCATCTTCCAAGGAAAAGGCACTTACCGAAGAACAACAAACATGAATCAAGACTTGGATGCTGTAGAATACAGCCTGCATCCCAACTGCAGAGACGGTCTCTATTACTGGGGCCTTCCAAACAACTACTACTTCCTCAAGCCAGTCTCAAAGTGGGGAGTTGAGTACTACAAAGGTACTGACTTCAGCAAAGATGAGTGCACTGCTGTCTATTCTGTTCATCCCGATGTTCTTAACTTCCTCCCTGGTGGGCTGTCAGTAACTATAGGCCCATCCTTTGGCATTTGGGAGAATATTAAAACTATATCTAATGACAGCAATACACCAGTGACATGGACAAAGAAAATCACTAGAAGGGTGGGATACAATAAGGAGAAGATGACCCAGATCACACACAACTGGAAGATAGCTGCGTCAGTCTCGACTGAATCTGGAGCCCTTGCAGCGTTAATTGCAAAGATGCAGTTCTCCTTTTCTGCAGAATATGGAGGTTCACATGTCAGCACTGAAAAAGAAAGCTGGAACGAAATGACTGAAGAGGAAGAACAACTCTCACTTCAGCTGAAGCCAAACGAGTCTGTATATCTGTGGCAGTACAAACTGGGTCTTGGTGAAGAACCGGTGTTGTTCTGCCGTGATTTAAAGATTGATGATGATCCAAACCCTCCGACTGAAGTCCCGCTGCCACCCGCACAATCATGA